Proteins encoded by one window of Arabidopsis thaliana chromosome 2, partial sequence:
- the CYP71B6 gene encoding cytochrome p450 71b6 (cytochrome p450 71b6 (CYP71B6); FUNCTIONS IN: electron carrier activity, monooxygenase activity, iron ion binding, oxygen binding, heme binding; INVOLVED IN: oxidation reduction; LOCATED IN: mitochondrion, endoplasmic reticulum, plasma membrane, membrane; EXPRESSED IN: 25 plant structures; EXPRESSED DURING: 13 growth stages; CONTAINS InterPro DOMAIN/s: Cytochrome P450 (InterPro:IPR001128), Cytochrome P450, E-class, group I (InterPro:IPR002401), Cytochrome P450, conserved site (InterPro:IPR017972); BEST Arabidopsis thaliana protein match is: cytochrome P450, family 71, subfamily B, polypeptide 37 (TAIR:AT3G26330.1); Has 32387 Blast hits to 32166 proteins in 1619 species: Archae - 48; Bacteria - 2986; Metazoa - 11709; Fungi - 7043; Plants - 9512; Viruses - 3; Other Eukaryotes - 1086 (source: NCBI BLink).) — protein sequence MSLFSFPISTELLPWLLLLLIPPLLIFFLLRSPKNLPPGPPRLPILGNIHQLGSLPHRSLRDLSLKYGPVITVYLGSVRTVVVHSPETAEEVLKLHDSECCTRPKLSITKSFFYDGLGLGFTKWGDYYRDVRKLCVLELFSVKRANSFRNIREEELSRLVNSFSDSASSGSSVDLTANLAKFVASFTCRMAFGLSFQGSGMDNETFLELFTEANRVIGKFAAADIFPGFGWILDRISGLDSSRRKSFQDLDTFYQKAIVDHREKKKTEDREDLIDVLLKLQSQETKLGSSRITDTHIRAIIMDLFVAGVDTSVITLDWTMAELSRHPRVMKKVQAEIREHVGDKGIVTYDDLEALVYMKMVIKETWRLHAPSPILIPREAMTNFKIKGYDIYPGTRIHVNAWAIGRNPDVWKDPDEFIPERFVDSNVETKGTSFELLPFGSGRRGCPAMYVGLSTVEYTLANLLYHFDWKATEEVSVEEAPGLTSHRKHPLHLVPVNVINRKL from the exons atgtCTCTTTTCTCCTTCCCCATCTCCACTGAGTTGCTTCCATGGCTTCTCCTACTTTTGATTCCTCCacttcttatcttctttcttcttcgttccCCTAAAAATCTTCCACCAGGTCCACCAAGATTACCTATCTTAGGAAACATCCACCAGCTCGGATCCCTCCCTCACCGCAGTCTCAgagatctctctctcaaatATGGCCCAGTCATCACCGTCTATCTCGGCAGCGTCCGTACCGTGGTTGTTCACTCTCCGGAGACGGCGGAGGAAGTTCTAAAACTTCACGACTCCGAGTGTTGTACTCGTCCAAAGCTATCTATCACCAAAAGCTTTTTCTATGATGGACTTGGTCTAGGGTTTACTAAATGGGGTGATTACTACAGAGATGTGCGGAAACTCTGTGTTCTTGAACTTTTCTCCGTTAAACGAGCCAACTCGTTCCGGAACATAAGAGAGGAGGAGCTGAGTCGACTCGTTAACTCGTTTTCTGACTCGGCGTCATCTGGATCTTCCGTTGACCTTACCGCAAATTTGGCTAAGTTCGTCGCGAGCTTTACGTGTCGAATGGCGTTTGGATTGAGTTTTCAAGGAAGTGGAATGGATAACGAGACGTTTCTGGAGCTGTTCACGGAGGCGAACAGAGTGATCGGAAAATTCGCGGCGGCGGATATATTCCCCGGGTTTGGCTGGATCTTGGATCGGATCAGTGGTCTTGATTCTAGCCGGAGGAAGAGTTTTCAAGATCTTGATACGTTTTACCAGAAAGCTATTGTTGACCAtcgggagaagaagaaaactgaagACCGTGAAGATCTCATTGACGTCTTGCTCAAGTTACAGagtcaagaaaccaaacttgGTTCTTCAAGAATCACCGATACACATATCAGAGCTATTATTATG gATTTGTTTGTAGCAGGAGTAGACACATCTGTTATCACTTTGGATTGGACAATGGCAGAGCTTTCAAGACATCCAAGAGTAATGAAGAAAGTACAAGCCGAGATTCGTGAACACGTAGGAGACAAAGGTATAGTGACATACGATGATCTCGAGGCTCTAGTCTACATGAAAATGGTGATCAAGGAGACTTGGAGGTTACACGCACCGAGTCCTATTCTGATTCCAAGAGAAGCAATGACTAACTTCAAGATCAAGGGTTATGATATTTACCCTGGAACGCGTATTCATGTCAATGCTTGGGCTATTGGACGTAACCCTGATGTATGGAAGGATCCTGATGAGTTTATACCAGAGAGATTTGTTGATAGCAATGTGGAAACTAAAGGGACAAGTTTTGAGCTGTTGCCGTTTGGGAGTGGACGCAGAGGTTGTCCCGCAATGTACGTGGGATTAAGTACGGTGGAGTACACATTGGCGAatcttttgtatcattttgaTTGGAAAGCGACTGAGGAAGTGAGTGTTGAAGAAGCACCTGGTCTCACTAGCCACAGGAAGCATCCTCTTCACCTTGTTCCTGTTAATGTCATCAACCGCAAGCTTTAG
- the SDR2 gene encoding NAD(P)-binding Rossmann-fold superfamily protein (NAD(P)-binding Rossmann-fold superfamily protein; FUNCTIONS IN: oxidoreductase activity, binding, catalytic activity; INVOLVED IN: oxidation reduction, metabolic process; LOCATED IN: cellular_component unknown; EXPRESSED IN: 22 plant structures; EXPRESSED DURING: 13 growth stages; CONTAINS InterPro DOMAIN/s: NAD(P)-binding domain (InterPro:IPR016040), Glucose/ribitol dehydrogenase (InterPro:IPR002347), Short-chain dehydrogenase/reductase SDR (InterPro:IPR002198); BEST Arabidopsis thaliana protein match is: NAD(P)-binding Rossmann-fold superfamily protein (TAIR:AT3G61220.1); Has 72712 Blast hits to 72647 proteins in 3171 species: Archae - 711; Bacteria - 48573; Metazoa - 4611; Fungi - 3797; Plants - 2398; Viruses - 0; Other Eukaryotes - 12622 (source: NCBI BLink).): MAEESPRYAIVTGGNRGIGFEICRQLANKGIRVILTSRDEKQGLEAVETLKKELEISDQSIVFHQLDVSDPVSVTSLAEFVKTHFGKLDILINNAGVGGVITDVDALRAGTGKEGFKWEETITETYELAEECIKINYYGPKRMCEAFIPLLQLSDSPRIINVSSFMGQVKNLVNEWAKGILSDAENLTEVRIDQVINQLLNDLKEDTAKTKYWAKVMSAYVVSKAGLNAYTRILAKKHPEIRVNSVCPGFVKTDMNFKTGILSVEEGASSPVRLALLPHQESPSGCFFDRKQVSEF; encoded by the exons ATGGCTGAGGAATCACCAAG ATATGCTATAGTTACTGGAGGGAATAGAGGAATTGGATTTGAGATATGCAGACAATTAGCAAACAAAGGGATTAGGGTTATTTTGACATCTAGAGATGAGAAACAAGGGCTTGAAGCTGTTGAGACATTGAAGAAAGAGCTTGAGATTTCTGATCAAAGCATTGTCTTTCATCAGCTTGATGTCTCTGATCCTGTTAGTGTCACTTCTCTTGCTGAGTTTGTGAAAACCCATTTCGGAAAACTCGATATCTTG ATCAATAATGCTGGGGTTGGTGGTGTAATCACTGATGTTGATGCTTTAAGAGCTGGGACAGGGAAA GAAGGTTTCAAGTGGGAGGAAACTATCACTGAGACTTATGAGCTAGCTGAGGAATGCATAAAGATTAACTATTATGGACCAAAGAGAATGTGTGAGGCGTTTATTCCACTTTTGCAGTTATCTGATTCTCCAAGAATCATTAACGTATCATCCTTCATGGGTCAAGTAAAG AATTTAGTAAACGAATGGGCAAAAGGGATCCTGAGTGACGCAGAGAATCTAACGGAGGTAAGAATTGACCAAGTGATCAACCAACTTCTCAATGATCTGAAAGAAGATACGGCTAAGACAAAATATTGGGCTAAAGTCATGTCGGCTTACGTTGTTTCGAAAGCCGGTTTGAATGCTTACACGAGGATCTTAGCGAAGAAACATCCCGAGATTCGCGTTAACTCGGTTTGTCCTGGATTTGTTAAGACtgatatgaattttaaaactgGAATTTTATCTGTGGAAGAAGGAGCATCAAGTCCTGTGAGGTTAGCTTTGCTTCCACATCAAGAATCTCCTTCTGGTTGCTTCTTTGATCGCAAACAAGTTTCAGAGTTCTGA
- the SDR2 gene encoding NAD(P)-binding Rossmann-fold superfamily protein (NAD(P)-binding Rossmann-fold superfamily protein; FUNCTIONS IN: oxidoreductase activity, binding, catalytic activity; INVOLVED IN: oxidation reduction, metabolic process; LOCATED IN: cellular_component unknown; EXPRESSED IN: 22 plant structures; EXPRESSED DURING: 13 growth stages; CONTAINS InterPro DOMAIN/s: NAD(P)-binding domain (InterPro:IPR016040), Glucose/ribitol dehydrogenase (InterPro:IPR002347), Short-chain dehydrogenase/reductase SDR (InterPro:IPR002198); BEST Arabidopsis thaliana protein match is: NAD(P)-binding Rossmann-fold superfamily protein (TAIR:AT3G61220.2); Has 72615 Blast hits to 72550 proteins in 3183 species: Archae - 711; Bacteria - 48651; Metazoa - 4595; Fungi - 3717; Plants - 2402; Viruses - 0; Other Eukaryotes - 12539 (source: NCBI BLink).) produces MAEESPSSGLCRYAIVTGGNRGIGFEICRQLANKGIRVILTSRDEKQGLEAVETLKKELEISDQSIVFHQLDVSDPVSVTSLAEFVKTHFGKLDILINNAGVGGVITDVDALRAGTGKEGFKWEETITETYELAEECIKINYYGPKRMCEAFIPLLQLSDSPRIINVSSFMGQVKNLVNEWAKGILSDAENLTEVRIDQVINQLLNDLKEDTAKTKYWAKVMSAYVVSKAGLNAYTRILAKKHPEIRVNSVCPGFVKTDMNFKTGILSVEEGASSPVRLALLPHQESPSGCFFDRKQVSEF; encoded by the exons ATGGCTGAGGAATCACCAAG TTCTGGCCTTTGTAGATATGCTATAGTTACTGGAGGGAATAGAGGAATTGGATTTGAGATATGCAGACAATTAGCAAACAAAGGGATTAGGGTTATTTTGACATCTAGAGATGAGAAACAAGGGCTTGAAGCTGTTGAGACATTGAAGAAAGAGCTTGAGATTTCTGATCAAAGCATTGTCTTTCATCAGCTTGATGTCTCTGATCCTGTTAGTGTCACTTCTCTTGCTGAGTTTGTGAAAACCCATTTCGGAAAACTCGATATCTTG ATCAATAATGCTGGGGTTGGTGGTGTAATCACTGATGTTGATGCTTTAAGAGCTGGGACAGGGAAA GAAGGTTTCAAGTGGGAGGAAACTATCACTGAGACTTATGAGCTAGCTGAGGAATGCATAAAGATTAACTATTATGGACCAAAGAGAATGTGTGAGGCGTTTATTCCACTTTTGCAGTTATCTGATTCTCCAAGAATCATTAACGTATCATCCTTCATGGGTCAAGTAAAG AATTTAGTAAACGAATGGGCAAAAGGGATCCTGAGTGACGCAGAGAATCTAACGGAGGTAAGAATTGACCAAGTGATCAACCAACTTCTCAATGATCTGAAAGAAGATACGGCTAAGACAAAATATTGGGCTAAAGTCATGTCGGCTTACGTTGTTTCGAAAGCCGGTTTGAATGCTTACACGAGGATCTTAGCGAAGAAACATCCCGAGATTCGCGTTAACTCGGTTTGTCCTGGATTTGTTAAGACtgatatgaattttaaaactgGAATTTTATCTGTGGAAGAAGGAGCATCAAGTCCTGTGAGGTTAGCTTTGCTTCCACATCAAGAATCTCCTTCTGGTTGCTTCTTTGATCGCAAACAAGTTTCAGAGTTCTGA